One genomic segment of Gopherus flavomarginatus isolate rGopFla2 chromosome 11, rGopFla2.mat.asm, whole genome shotgun sequence includes these proteins:
- the PIGT gene encoding GPI transamidase component PIG-T, with protein MAGAVAALLGLLLLLGSTGGSTGPPRDSLREELLLSPLPSGDLGATFQFRARWDSELHREGVSHYRLFPKALGQLISKFLVRELHLSLTQGFWRTRTWGQPYLQAPAGAELWVWFQDSVTDVDKAWKELSNILSGIFCASLNFIDSTNTVTPTASFKPLGLANVTDHHLLRYAVLPREVVCTENLTPWKKLLPCGSKAGLAVLLKAERLFHTSYHSQAVHIRPICRDASCLSVSWELRQTLTVVFDTFSIGQGKRDWSLFKMFSRTVTEACPLASESKIYVDISSKTQENELLEVTPLPLSVHEASVQGDRRTYAVYDLLSPSLFNVSRSLNVQLKWKRPQDSLDLSTPVLHAQRYVSGYGLQTGEISTLIYNTHPYRAFPVILLETVPWYLRLYVHTLVITTKGKENKPSYIHYQPAQDRRRPHLLEMLIQLPANSVTKITIQFERALLKWTEYTPDPNHGFYVSPSVLSALVPSVIAMKAENAEQSPLFTSLFPSSDGSSYFVRLYTEPLLVNLPTPDFSMPYNVICLTCTVVAVCYGSFYNLLTRTFHVEEPSRGGLAKRLANIIRKVRGVPPL; from the exons ATGGCGGGGGCTGTAGCTGCGCTGCTGGGgctcttgctgctgctgggctcgACGGGCGGCTCGACGGGCCCGCCCCGGGACAGCCTGCGGGAGGAGctgctgctcagcccgctgccttcCGGGGACCTCGGCGCCACCTTCCAGTTCCGGGCCCGCTGGGACTCGGAGCTGCACCGGGAGGGag TCTCTCACTACAGGCTCTTCCCCAAGGCTCTGGGTCAGCTCATCTCCAAGTTCTTGGTTCGAGAGCTGCACCTGTCCCTCACTCAGGGCTTCTGGCGAACACGGACCTGGGGACAACCCTACTTGCAAGCCCCAGCCGGGGCTGAGCTCTGGGTCTGGTTCCAGGACTCTGTCACTGA TGTTGATAAAGCCTGGAAAGAACTTAGTAACATCCTCTCAGGGATATTCTGTGCCTCTCTGAACTTCATTGATTCCACCAACACCGTCACTCCAACTGCATCATTCAAACCTCTGGGTTTGGCCAATG TTACAGATCACCATCTCCTGAGATATGCCGTCTTGCCCCGGGAGGTCGTGTGTACTGAGAACCTCACGCCTTGGAAAAAGCTGCTGCCATGTGGTTCAAAG GCTGGTCTTGCTGTGTTGCTGAAGGCTGAACGTTTGTTCCACACCAGTTACCACTCCCAGGCAGTGCATATCCGCCCCATCTGCAGG GATGCTTCATGTCTGAGTGTCTCCTGGGAGCTTAGACAGACCCTCACTGTGGTCTTTGACACCTTCTCCATTGGTCAAGGAAAGAGAG ACTGGTCCCTTTTCAAGATGTTCTCACGCACTGTCACTGAAGCTTGTCCTCTTGCGTCTGAGAGCAAAATCTATGTTGATATTTCCAGTAAGACCCAG GAGAACGAATTGCTAGAGGTGACCCCACTTCCACTGTCTGTGCATGAAGCATCTGTCCAAGGAGACAGGAGAACCTATGCAGTCTATGACTTACTGAGCCCCtcactctttaatgtgtctcgCAGCCTCAATGTGCAGCTGAAATGGAAACGGCCCCAGGACAGCT TGGATCTGTCAACACCTGTGCTCCATGCTCAGCGCTATGTGAGTGGATATGGCCTGCAGACAGGAGAAATCAGCACCCTGATTTATAACACCCACCCATACCGGGCTTTCCCTGTGATACTACTGGAGACCGTACCCTGGTACCTGAGACTCTATGTTCACACTTTGGTCATCACCACcaagggaaaggaaaacaaaccaA GTTATATCCACTACCAGCCGGCTCAGGACCGAAGGCGGCCccatctgctggaaatgctgatCCAGCTCCCAGCAAACTCTGTCACCAAGATCACCATCCAGTTCGAGAGAGCCTTGCTGAAGTGGACAGAGTATACCCCAGACCCCAATCACGGCTTTTATGTGAG TCCATCTGTCCTGAGTGCCCTGGTGCCAAGTGTCATAGCAATGAAGGCAGAGAATGCAGAGCAGAGTCCTCTCTTCACTTCGCT ATTTCCTTCTTCCGATGGCTCCAGCTACTTTGTGCGTCTCTACACGGAGCCATTGCTGGTGAACTTGCCAACACCTGACTTCAGCATGCCATATAACGTCATCTGCCTGACCTGCACTGTGGTGGCCGTGTGCTATGGCTCCTTCTACAACCTATTGACCAGAACCTTCCATGTGGAAGAGCCAAGCAGAGGAGGCCTGGCCAAGCGACTGGCCAACATCATCCGCAAAGTCAGAGGGGTTCCACCCCTCTGA